DNA from Bacteroidia bacterium:
CTTACAAGCAATGCAGTACAAAGGTCGGTTAATAATTAAAACTGAGGTCAAGGAGAATGAGATTTTAGTTTCTATCAATGACAACGGACCAGGGATTCCTGTTGAGATTCAGGATAAGATTTTTGAGCCATTTTTCACCACTAAAACTAAAGGGGAAGGTACAGGCTTAGGGTTAGATATTTGTAAAAAGATTATAGAAAAGCATAATGGTAGAATGTACTTCACTTCTGAACCTGGAAATACTACTTTTTATGTATCCTTACCTATCAACCAAGCCACTGATGCTATAGAAGTGCATAAAACCAGCAAAACTAGTGATGTATAAACGCAGAGTAGAATTCACATATTAGCTTCAAATAAAGTAAGCCTGTGTCTTAAATAAACACAGGCTATGCATGTTATTGTGTTACCAATCCAATTTAGTTTGTAGGTTCTATTAAAAACAAGGGCTGGTCATATTCTACGGGAGTAGCATTGTCTACCAATACTTTAACAATTTTACCATCTACATCTGATTCTATTTCATTAAAAATTTTCATAGCTTCAATCAAACAGAGTACTTTACCTTTGGTTACTATGTCCCCTACTTTAACAAAAGGTTCTGCATCAGCTTTGGGAGCGCGGTAGAATGTACCTATCATCGGCGACCTGAAAGTAATAAGGTTTTTACTTTCTTCCTCTTGTGAAGTAGGTTTAGCTGGTTTAGCATCCGTTTGCTGTGAGTTTTCCATGCTGGGTAGCTGATTTGAAGGGGATATTACTGGAGCAGTTACCACTTGTGGGGGAGTAGCTACAACTGTGGGGGTTATTACTTCTTTCTCTTTGGAAATTTTTAGCACAAAATCCCCTTGCTTGATGCTCACAGCAGTTAAATTACTTTCATTGATAAGCTTGATTAGCTCTTTTATCTCTTTGAATTCCATTTTTGTAGTATAGTTTAGACTATTCTAATTTTACTTTTGATGGCAAATATAGATAAAATCTTGATATCAAGCACCTGTTTTGATAAACTGTTTATTTTTGTTTTATGGACATTGAAACTTTGCAAAAAACTGTGGATAGCTGGATTAAATCGTATGGAGTAAGATATTACAATGAGCTAACAAATACTGCCCTTTTAATGGAAGAGGTAGGTGAGTTAGCAAGCTTGATGGCAAGAATTTACGGTGAGCAATCATTTAAGAACCCCGAGGAAGCCGCTCATGCTTCTGTGAATTTAGCAGATGAAATGGCGGATGTTCTTTTTGTATTAGTGTGTTTAGCCAATCAAACAGGTGTAAATCTCACCGAAGCTATACAAAAAAATCTGGATAAAAAAACTTTAAGAGATAAAGAGAGGCACAAGAATAACTTAAAGTTGAAAGGTTGAGTTTATGTTTTTGTACCGAAAAAGATTAAGTTTTTAATTTTTTTGGGCGTGCCCTTGTGGGCGTTTCGCTGCGCTCATGCCCACAAGGTCGGCGTGCTTCGGGCTACGCTATCGCTTCGGTGCTTCGCTTCGCTACGCACTGGGCTAACGCCCACCCTTCGCATGCCTCACGCAAGGGATCTCTGAAACCATCGTTTCTTTGTTTCTTATGCCAAGTTTTAGCTTGTAAGTGATTGTACTTCAAGCTTAAACAAGGTAAAGACATAACTGCACAGGTCAACTGCGTGAGGGGCATGGAGCATGCCGTTAGGCAGTGCGAAGCGTTAGCGAAGTACCGAAGCGAAGCGCAGTGCGGAATGCCCCGACCCTTGCGCAGCAAGGGGCACGCCCAAAAAATCAAATTAAATTATACAAACTCAACAAAATTTTGTACACTTACTCACTTTGTAAACTCGTTATGTTGTTGAAGCAAATTACGTATATACAAAATGAGCATATCCGCAGCTTTGTTCATCTGTTTGTGGTTGGGAATTATGATATCAGCATCATCTCTAAAAGGCTCTACATATCGTTTATACATTGGGGCTACATACTTGTTATATTCTTCCAAAACGTCTTCTAAGGTCCTACCTCTTTCTTTTTGGTCGCGAATAATTCTGCGTGTCAGGCGAACATATTCATGGGACTCAATGAATATCTTAAAATCTATCTGCCGAGCAATTTCAGGCTGATAGTAAATAAAAAGTCCTTCCACGATGATAACAGGTGCAGGATGAACAGTAATAATCGATGGAACCTTGTTTGGATTATTGAAGGTATATTCTTTACGAGATACGCTTTTTCCTTGTTTTAAGGCTTCAATATCAGCTGCTAGAGCGAGCAAATCCACAGATTGAGGGTGGTCAAAATTAACACTGCCATCAGGTTCTTTAATTTGTAGCTCATATTCTTTGTAGTAATTATCCTGTGAAATCAAACTAATCTGATGAGGTGAAAAAGCCTCTTCAATTCTATTGAGCAAATACGTTTTACCTGATGCACTTCCCCCTGTAATTCCTATAAAATAGGGCATAGTCAATACAAAAATAGAAAATCTTTGCTGTAAGTAAATTGCTTATGGAGTTGTAATTTCAAAACTATAGAACTATTTTTGCAAACAAATTGTATTATTTATACTGCTTCTAAATAGTTATGGAACTGTATACTGAATATACGCCCAATCCAGATACCTTAAAATTTGTTTTAACAAAAGTGATTATGCCATTTGGTACAGCAGAATTTGCCGATGCTGAATCTGCTAAACGTTCGGGACTAGCCGCAGAGCTTTTTGCCATGAACTTTGTAACTCGCGTTTTTTTTGGAGCTAACTTCGTTACTGTTACTAAACGCCCTGAATTTGAATGGGATGCCATTATTCCGCATATTGGTGAGGTTATCCTGAAATATGTACAATCAGGCAAACCCATTGTAGAAAACGTAGAGAATATTGAAGAAGAAGATACAGATCCTGTTGTAAAAAAAATAAAAGAAATTATAGAAACGCATATTCGCCCTGCGGTAGCTATGGATGGCGGAGATGTGATATTCAAAGGCTTCAAAGACGGAGTAGTACATTTACAAATGCAAGGATCTTGTCATGGATGCCCATCCTCTACTTTAACCTTAAAGGCAGGCATAGAAGGACTTTTGACCCGTATGATTCCCGAAGTCAAGGAAGTAGTACAAGTCTGATAAATTTATTCATTGATTTACAGTAAGTTGTGTGCCAAAGTAAAATTTAGCTTTACTTTGGTACATTTTTTTATTAACTTTGAGTTTAATTTGTGCAGTAGAGATTATGAGGTATTTTATCATCACACTTTGGCTTGTATTTACGTGGAACTTACCTTGCTATGCTCAACCAGAAGTTTCTTTTGAAGAGAAGAAAAAAATTGCTCAAAGTTATGGCTATATGCAAGATAAGGCAGAGAACATAGAAGCTATTTATCTAATCCATTTGTTGAGAGAAAACCCTTTACTTCCTCAAAGTAGAGATTTGAAACTCAAACTATTTGCTTGGATCCAGGATACTGATGATGTAGTTGTATATTACGATTCGCCAGAAGCCAAAGAAATAGAAATTTCTTCTTTTCAGTATAAAAAAGAACTCCTTCAGCAATACCTCAATGGATGCTGCATTTATGATCTCACTCATCCTGACAAAATTAAAGATCCAAGGGCAGACGTGGACATGGGAATGAAATTTGTTTGCGAAGCATACGAAAAAATTATCTCTACTACTAACACACCTTCACATTACTATTTTGAAGCTCAATGCGAAAAGTATCTTGGACGCAGAACTGCAAAAGGTATTGCAGAAGCTAAAAGTAAAAAAAATACTGAAAAAAAATAATAAATTGTTATACTGTTATTTCTCCTCTTATACTACGAGCTAAAAAGTTTTTTGCTTCCTCACTTCTATACTTTCCTAAAATATACATCAATTTGCAAAGTGCTGCTTCGGGAGTAATATCTAAACCTGAAATTGCTCCTGCTTTGAGCAAAGGCAAGCTGGTTTCATACTTTCCTAATTGAACACTTCCACTGATGCACTGTGTTAGAACATATAAAATAATTCCTTTTTGAGTTATTTTTTCAAGTACTTCTTGATATTTTTCAAAGTTCATCATATTTCCCATGCCAAAAACTTGTATGATATAAGCCTTAACACTGGGATTAGAAAGGGAATATTCAAGCTGTGCAGCAGACATACCCGGAAATATACTAACCCAACCTATATGAGTATCTAACTGTGTAAAAATGTTTAGCGTATTTTTAGGTTCGTAGCAAAAAAAATTGTACTTATATTGTAACGTTACTCCTACCTCTA
Protein-coding regions in this window:
- a CDS encoding ATP-binding protein, giving the protein LQAMQYKGRLIIKTEVKENEILVSINDNGPGIPVEIQDKIFEPFFTTKTKGEGTGLGLDICKKIIEKHNGRMYFTSEPGNTTFYVSLPINQATDAIEVHKTSKTSDV
- the accB gene encoding acetyl-CoA carboxylase biotin carboxyl carrier protein; the encoded protein is MEFKEIKELIKLINESNLTAVSIKQGDFVLKISKEKEVITPTVVATPPQVVTAPVISPSNQLPSMENSQQTDAKPAKPTSQEEESKNLITFRSPMIGTFYRAPKADAEPFVKVGDIVTKGKVLCLIEAMKIFNEIESDVDGKIVKVLVDNATPVEYDQPLFLIEPTN
- a CDS encoding nucleotide pyrophosphohydrolase; protein product: MDIETLQKTVDSWIKSYGVRYYNELTNTALLMEEVGELASLMARIYGEQSFKNPEEAAHASVNLADEMADVLFVLVCLANQTGVNLTEAIQKNLDKKTLRDKERHKNNLKLKG
- the udk gene encoding uridine kinase; amino-acid sequence: MTMPYFIGITGGSASGKTYLLNRIEEAFSPHQISLISQDNYYKEYELQIKEPDGSVNFDHPQSVDLLALAADIEALKQGKSVSRKEYTFNNPNKVPSIITVHPAPVIIVEGLFIYYQPEIARQIDFKIFIESHEYVRLTRRIIRDQKERGRTLEDVLEEYNKYVAPMYKRYVEPFRDDADIIIPNHKQMNKAADMLILYIRNLLQQHNEFTK
- a CDS encoding NifU family protein; this translates as MELYTEYTPNPDTLKFVLTKVIMPFGTAEFADAESAKRSGLAAELFAMNFVTRVFFGANFVTVTKRPEFEWDAIIPHIGEVILKYVQSGKPIVENVENIEEEDTDPVVKKIKEIIETHIRPAVAMDGGDVIFKGFKDGVVHLQMQGSCHGCPSSTLTLKAGIEGLLTRMIPEVKEVVQV